In a genomic window of Scyliorhinus torazame isolate Kashiwa2021f chromosome 5, sScyTor2.1, whole genome shotgun sequence:
- the LOC140418957 gene encoding uncharacterized protein, producing the protein MAVMCFGGDMQQSACVAAILFAGHVHQDACAGIQEREAGRENLVNFSPGLRVKFLWKRLKKEEDLLTGTSNQTSHHHLTELLGSSGPEYHWKKEAIQPIESALAHASALSPEPDLTFWTLRGNLTRPIHLICTSLDCGRKPEHPEEMYTDTGRKCKFHTDSILRLKSNPGPWSCEAALLTIVPPFDWVTYLKEERGEKLELSVLNFYPGLILTLVTPFTGDQKDMIFRRKYVSLRSVKATELIRTEILPAFGCGRRNVCLWTHTHPSESVPAITQPEKNIATFTASKNRSVLEEASADHPTWIETQGREHHGETVEMWRLWKGIQLPVMAEIPSTHSHCGETISLLNVREGIHSVIRPSETPTNSH; encoded by the exons ATGGCTGTCATGTGTTTCGGGGGCGATATGCAGCAGAGCGCCTGCGTGGCCGCCATCTTGTTCGCCGGCCATGTGCATCAGGATGCATGCGCGGGCATCCAGGAACGGGAAGCCGGAAGAGAGaatcttgtgaatttctctcctggactgagagtGAAATTCCTTTGGAAACGTCTTAAGAAAGAGGAGGATTTACTCACGGGaacttcaaaccaaacatcacatcatcatcTGACTGAGTTACTCggatcatcaggacctgaatatcattggaag aaggaggccattcagcccatcgagtctgcactggcccatgcctccgccctatccccggaacctgacctaaccttttggacactaaggggcaatttaacacgtccaatccacctcatctgcacatctttggactgtgggaggaaaccggagcacccagaggaaatgtacacagacacgggaagaaagtgcaaattccacacagacagtatcctgaggctgaaatcgaacccgggtccctggagctgtgaggcagcactgctaaccattgtgccaccgtttgATTGGGTCACATATTTGAAAGAAGAGAGAGGGGAaaaactagaattatctgttctgaatttctatcctggactgatatTAACACTggtaactccttttacaggggaccaGAAGGACATGATTTTCAGACGGAAATATGTCTCATTGAGGTCTGTCAAAGCCACTGAACTCATCAGGACAGAAATATTACCGGCCTTTgggtgtggaaggagaaatgtttgtctctggacacacacacacccaagtgagagtgttccagcaattacacagcctgaaaaaaacattgCAACATTCACAGCGAGTAAAAACCGTTCTGTGTTGGAAGAGGCTTcagctgatcatccaacctggatagAGACACAAGGGCGCgaacaccatggagaaaccgtggaaatgtggagactgtggaaagggattcaattaccagtCATGGCTGAAATACCATCGACACACTCACATTGTGGAGAGACCATTTCCCTGCTCaatgtgcgggaagggattcactcggtcatccgaccTTCTGAGACACCAACAAACTCACACTGA